Below is a window of Halarcobacter anaerophilus DNA.
CTTTTTGATTTATATAAAATGATACTTATTATCAGTTTTAATTTAGATTACTTTATGTATAATTTTAATAATTAATATCATAAAGGAACAAAAATGCCATTTTTATTACCTCTTGCAGCAGTTATTACTACAGCACTTACAGTACAAACCGTAAACGGAACAATGAAAAAAATCGAGAGAAAAAGAGCAAGAAGAGAAAAAAAACTAAATAAAGCTTAAAATCCCTTAATAAAAAAGCAAATATCATTTTAGATATTTGCAAAAATCAAAAGAAAAATCAGTATAATACTTTGATAATATTCTTAGAAAAAATAATAATCTTCAATTAATAATCTATATGATAAAATTATTTATTTAACCAAACGGTTAGTTAGATCTAGGAGATAATATGGGCAATAAATTCAAAATCTTTTTCCTCTTTATTTTACTATTAATAGTTGCAGGAACAATTTACATTGGATATAAAAGAGTAAATTCATCTTCTTTACCTAAAGAGTTTGCTTTAGGAAATGGAAGACTTGAAACTACGCAAGTTGATATCACTTCAAAATTATCCGGACGACTTCTTAATATAGAGGTTGAAGAAGGAGATATTGTAGAAAAAGGGCAGGTTCTTGCAAGACTTGATACAAATGAACTACAAGCTAAATTAAGAGAAGCAAAAGCTTATGTAGAACAGGCAAAACAAGAAGAGAATTATGCCAATGCTATAGTTGAAGAAAGAGAGAGTGAATTAAAATTAGCAAAAACTAATTATAACAGAACATTAAAGCTGTATAAAAAAAGAAGTGTTCCTTTGTCTAATCTACAAAATGACGAAACAAAATTAAAAACTGCCCAAGCAGCTTTACTTGCGGCAAAAGCACAGGTAATCAACGCAAAAGCTGTTATAAAAGCGGCACAGGCAAAAGTAGAAACAGTGCAGGTAAATATAGATGAGAGTACATTATATTCTCCTATAAAAGGTAGAGTTTTATATAAAATTGCCCAAAACGGAGAGATGATCTCAAATGGAGGGAAAGTTTTAGTCGTACTTGATTTAAAAGATACTTATATGACAATCTTCCTTCCGACCTCACAAGCAGGGTTGGTAAATATCGGTTCGGACGCAAGAATTGTTTTAGATGCTATTCCTCATATAGCAATTCCATCTTACGTAACTTTTGTTTCCCCTTTAGCTCAATTTACACCAAAAGAGATAGAGACGCAAACAGAGAGAGAAAAACTTATGTTTAGAATAAAAGTCAGAATCGAGCCTAAATTATTAGAAAAATATTTTGAAAAAATAAAAACAGGTCTACCCGGAGTTGCTTATGTTAGATTAAATTCAAATACTCCTTGGCCTAAAGAGTTAAATAATCTGCCAAAAAGTGTAGATGAGAAATAGATATGCACGATTATGTTGCAAAAATAGAGGAACTCTCGCACAAATACGGGGATGTAGTCTCCTTAGACAATATCTCTTTAACTATTCCAAAAGGCAAAATGATTGGATTTATAGGTCCTGACGGAGTAGGAAAATCAACCCTTTTGGGAATTATTTCAGGCGTTAAAAAAATTCAAGAAGGTAAAGTCGAGGTTTTAGACGGAGATATAAACAATAAAAAATATAGAAATAAAAT
It encodes the following:
- a CDS encoding HlyD family secretion protein, with product MGNKFKIFFLFILLLIVAGTIYIGYKRVNSSSLPKEFALGNGRLETTQVDITSKLSGRLLNIEVEEGDIVEKGQVLARLDTNELQAKLREAKAYVEQAKQEENYANAIVEERESELKLAKTNYNRTLKLYKKRSVPLSNLQNDETKLKTAQAALLAAKAQVINAKAVIKAAQAKVETVQVNIDESTLYSPIKGRVLYKIAQNGEMISNGGKVLVVLDLKDTYMTIFLPTSQAGLVNIGSDARIVLDAIPHIAIPSYVTFVSPLAQFTPKEIETQTEREKLMFRIKVRIEPKLLEKYFEKIKTGLPGVAYVRLNSNTPWPKELNNLPKSVDEK